In a genomic window of Gloeocapsopsis dulcis:
- a CDS encoding SDR family oxidoreductase — translation MKKLIIITGVSRGLGLAMTEAFIQAGHTVIGCARSDAAIKKLRQQFGSPHDFTVVNVAEEQQVADWAKHVLAHYEPPDLLLNNAGVINQLAPLWEVPAEEFSRVINVNIIGVTNVIRHFVPAMIQKNQGIIVNFSSGWGRSTSPEVAPYCASKWAIEGLTRSLAQELPSRMAAIPLNPGIIHTDMLDICFGEEAANYTPLQKWSRQAVPFLLQLSPRHNGSPLTVPQF, via the coding sequence ATGAAAAAGCTGATTATAATTACAGGTGTCAGTCGCGGTTTAGGACTGGCAATGACTGAGGCATTTATTCAAGCAGGACATACTGTTATTGGTTGTGCGCGTTCCGATGCTGCAATAAAAAAACTTCGCCAGCAATTCGGTTCACCACATGACTTTACTGTCGTTAATGTTGCGGAGGAACAACAGGTTGCAGACTGGGCAAAGCACGTACTTGCACACTACGAACCACCCGATTTATTACTGAATAATGCAGGTGTCATTAATCAATTAGCACCATTGTGGGAAGTGCCCGCTGAGGAATTTTCGCGCGTCATCAACGTCAATATTATTGGCGTGACTAACGTCATCCGCCATTTTGTGCCAGCGATGATTCAGAAAAATCAAGGCATCATTGTTAATTTTAGTTCGGGTTGGGGACGCTCGACTTCGCCAGAAGTTGCACCCTATTGCGCTTCTAAGTGGGCAATTGAAGGCTTAACGCGATCGCTTGCACAAGAACTCCCTAGTAGGATGGCAGCAATTCCCCTAAATCCAGGGATTATTCACACCGATATGTTAGACATCTGTTTTGGAGAAGAAGCAGCAAACTATACACCTTTACAAAAATGGAGTCGTCAAGCTGTGCCTTTTCTATTGCAACTGAGTCCGAGACACAATGGTTCTCCCCTAACAGTTCCTCAATTCTAA
- a CDS encoding nickel/cobalt transporter, with protein sequence MTKWHKYRLFVVSFFGALLLTLLPTPSLAHWADLAVAEIVVGETQTMIALTFPTGLVAWADVNQDGKLSSDEFQTHQAELQAFLSDRIRLTDGQGNSGIMHLTLLDDNNLVPNLQATANTHSTLQLAYSWSQPVSGLKINYNLFLPAAPAARSLATIFYAGQVQNHIFSPYNQQLALMPGALLPSGSFFLAIAASFVWGAMHAMSPGHGKTVVGAYLVGTRATAQHALFLGLTTTITHTLGVFVLGLVTLFASQYILPEQLSPWLSCLSGIMVVAIGLNLFFSRMRRSPHDVHTHSDQHHSHHDHHHDDEHAHSHSHGHHSHLPPENLPITWRSLLVLGISGGLVPCPSALVVLLSAIALGRIGFGLVLVLAFSFGLAGVLIAIGLLLVRVKRVFKQIPTHIKLVRFLPAISALFVALLGVGITTQAVMQIRATEFTFAHPSSVASVTDSEIASPPDSLLCYMQTANNRTINLNALCQKQTVDENLSPSITPGVSSTSNTNLPNSNTNSAADSCYFVDTSGRSCNNIND encoded by the coding sequence ATGACAAAGTGGCATAAGTACAGACTTTTTGTAGTCTCATTTTTCGGGGCATTGTTATTGACACTTTTGCCTACCCCTAGTCTAGCTCACTGGGCAGATCTAGCCGTTGCTGAGATTGTGGTGGGTGAGACACAAACAATGATCGCACTCACGTTCCCCACAGGTTTGGTAGCGTGGGCGGATGTTAATCAGGATGGAAAACTTTCCTCGGATGAATTCCAGACGCATCAAGCTGAACTCCAGGCTTTTTTAAGCGATCGCATTCGCCTTACTGATGGTCAAGGCAACAGCGGGATCATGCATCTTACCTTATTAGATGACAATAACCTGGTGCCAAACTTACAAGCTACCGCCAATACTCACAGTACCTTGCAGCTAGCATACAGTTGGTCACAGCCAGTGTCGGGTTTAAAGATCAACTACAATTTATTCTTACCCGCCGCCCCTGCTGCTCGTAGTTTAGCCACAATTTTTTATGCAGGACAGGTACAAAACCATATTTTTAGCCCCTACAACCAGCAATTGGCGCTGATGCCAGGGGCGCTCCTGCCATCGGGGAGTTTTTTTCTAGCGATCGCGGCTTCGTTTGTCTGGGGAGCAATGCACGCTATGTCACCAGGTCACGGTAAAACAGTTGTGGGTGCTTATCTTGTAGGTACGCGAGCTACAGCCCAACACGCTTTATTCTTGGGTTTGACAACTACTATTACCCATACTCTTGGTGTTTTTGTCCTAGGACTCGTGACACTTTTCGCTTCCCAGTACATCTTGCCAGAACAATTGTCTCCTTGGCTAAGTTGCCTATCGGGAATCATGGTAGTGGCGATCGGGTTAAATCTGTTTTTCAGCCGGATGCGGCGATCGCCGCATGACGTCCATACTCACAGCGATCAACATCATTCCCATCACGATCATCACCACGACGATGAACACGCGCATTCTCACAGCCACGGTCACCACTCACACTTACCTCCAGAAAACTTACCCATCACCTGGCGTAGCTTGTTAGTTTTAGGTATTTCTGGAGGATTAGTACCGTGTCCCTCTGCCTTGGTGGTACTACTCAGCGCTATTGCTTTAGGTCGTATTGGCTTTGGACTTGTGCTAGTGCTGGCATTTAGCTTTGGGCTAGCTGGAGTGCTGATTGCAATCGGATTGCTGCTGGTTCGTGTTAAACGAGTCTTTAAGCAAATTCCCACTCACATCAAGCTAGTAAGATTTTTACCTGCGATCAGTGCTTTATTTGTCGCCCTACTAGGTGTAGGAATTACAACACAAGCAGTGATGCAAATTAGGGCAACGGAATTCACCTTTGCCCATCCATCATCGGTTGCAAGTGTTACAGATTCTGAAATAGCATCCCCTCCTGATTCTTTACTTTGCTATATGCAAACGGCAAACAATAGAACTATAAATCTCAATGCTTTGTGTCAAAAGCAGACAGTAGATGAGAATTTGTCTCCCTCAATTACACCAGGAGTTTCCTCTACAAGTAATACCAATCTTCCCAATTCAAATACTAATTCTGCTGCTGATAGTTGCTATTTTGTCGATACATCTGGACGTTCCTGCAATAACATTAATGACTAA
- a CDS encoding DUF4331 domain-containing protein, which produces MTKKTDAVVPHSHRATLVFLKMTIPQKIGLGLIALGFGVVVAIAPQYIKASDHDDGEVDTKGRNLNLTDLFVFREKDQNRSAAANDLIFVMNTNPRSLARQQYFFSTTARYEFKVTRVGNKNAQPTGREDVVLRFEFSPPTANGQQEFKLSAISDGTTRVATGKTTPLRPNPAAAPVINQLYLGGSRLTVFAGLREDPFFFDVEQYFRVRAGALGIGPEKAFRPPERAIDFTKGYNVNAIVVRIPRSFLRGYTAVNTFDVWQTIAVKDPVTDRFQQFERLARPVINEGLVVTNAFLNAFNMIPPTADLSAAAAPVRAEAKRTLLALGNSNTRADALLNAFLPDVMRIDTTIPSGYANALNTQGSPIAGRKLTDDVIDITLSVLTNGAITTDNVSYAGTPSNPAQGHKPLQTGFPYLALPN; this is translated from the coding sequence ATGACTAAGAAAACAGATGCTGTAGTACCACACTCACACCGCGCGACTCTAGTATTTCTCAAAATGACTATACCCCAAAAAATTGGACTAGGCTTAATTGCTTTGGGGTTTGGCGTGGTTGTAGCGATCGCTCCACAATACATTAAAGCTTCAGATCATGATGACGGTGAAGTTGATACCAAAGGTCGCAATCTTAATTTGACCGATCTGTTTGTGTTTAGAGAAAAAGACCAAAACAGATCTGCTGCAGCAAACGACCTCATCTTCGTGATGAATACAAACCCGCGATCGCTAGCACGTCAACAGTATTTTTTCAGCACTACTGCCCGCTACGAGTTTAAAGTGACACGTGTGGGAAATAAAAATGCTCAGCCGACGGGTAGAGAAGATGTGGTGCTGCGGTTTGAATTTAGCCCCCCAACGGCAAATGGGCAGCAAGAATTTAAGCTGAGTGCGATCTCTGACGGTACTACCAGGGTTGCTACTGGGAAAACTACTCCGTTGAGACCTAACCCCGCAGCTGCCCCTGTAATTAACCAACTCTATCTCGGTGGCTCTAGACTAACTGTATTTGCTGGGCTGCGAGAAGATCCATTCTTTTTTGATGTAGAGCAGTACTTTCGCGTTCGGGCTGGTGCTTTGGGTATAGGACCAGAAAAAGCCTTCCGTCCGCCAGAAAGAGCGATAGACTTTACCAAAGGATACAATGTCAACGCAATTGTGGTGCGGATACCGCGATCATTCCTGCGCGGATATACCGCTGTGAATACTTTTGATGTTTGGCAAACAATTGCAGTTAAAGATCCTGTAACAGATAGATTCCAACAATTTGAACGGCTAGCGCGTCCAGTAATCAATGAGGGTTTGGTTGTCACCAACGCTTTTTTGAATGCCTTTAACATGATTCCACCTACTGCGGACTTGAGCGCTGCGGCTGCACCAGTTCGGGCAGAAGCGAAAAGGACGCTTTTAGCATTGGGAAATAGTAACACTCGTGCTGACGCTTTGCTGAATGCTTTTCTCCCAGATGTAATGCGGATTGATACTACAATACCCAGTGGCTATGCCAATGCCTTAAATACTCAAGGCAGTCCTATTGCCGGACGGAAGCTAACTGACGACGTGATTGACATCACTTTAAGTGTGCTGACAAATGGCGCGATTACAACCGATAACGTTTCCTACGCTGGCACCCCCAGTAATCCTGCCCAAGGTCACAAACCGTTACAAACTGGCTTTCCTTACTTAGCATTACCTAATTAG
- a CDS encoding AAA family ATPase translates to MLSSLANRLNAERQRRFVGRKRELELFQTALTASNLPFHLLYIFGPGGVGKTSLLVQFTHLCELSAIQSVYIDTRNIEPTPESFLNTLQTAMNLQVADSISILAEKLCRHVVFLDTYETLVPLDEWLREVFLPQLSETTLTVIASRYAPANAWRIDPGWQALMYALPLRNLSPEESQIYLTRRQIPVTQHQAVLDFTYGYPLALSLVADAFAQRQDFCFQPEAAPDVVKILLEKFLQAVPTSAHRMALQACALVRSSTEALLAEMLAMTDVHYLFEWLRELSFVDSGISGLFPHDLAREVLIADLRWRNPEFYVELHKRARSYYTTQLQQSQDQQRVLFDYIFLHRDNLAVRPCFTWQENKNLLTDKMQASDKTALVQMVVEHEGEESARLAAYWLERQPQGVLVFRDVQQRLINGFVLVVALHQASIEDLQADPGAIACWQYLHHAPLRSNEGATMFRFWMARDTYQAVSPTQSLIFINFVQQHRLTAGLAFTFFTCAEPDFWAAMFAYADLARLPEADFAVGGKRYGVYGHDWRVVSPTLWQQLLAQREIAASAQVVTPQTEPLLVLSQPEFTQAVQAALRYFSRPDALYKNPLLRSRLVVEQSASHSSAERTVTLQAVIKQAVESLQSSPRDHKLYSALHRTYLHPAPTQEQAAELLDLPFSTFRRHLKAGVTRVAEILWQQEIG, encoded by the coding sequence ATGTTATCGTCTCTAGCAAATCGCCTAAATGCAGAAAGACAGCGTCGATTTGTTGGGCGTAAGCGTGAACTTGAGTTATTCCAGACTGCCCTGACAGCATCAAATTTGCCCTTTCACTTACTGTATATTTTTGGTCCTGGTGGTGTTGGAAAAACGAGTTTGCTCGTACAGTTTACTCACTTGTGCGAATTATCTGCAATTCAGTCTGTTTACATAGACACGCGGAACATAGAACCAACACCAGAATCATTTCTGAATACCCTGCAAACAGCAATGAACTTGCAAGTAGCAGATTCTATCTCTATACTTGCGGAAAAACTCTGTCGTCATGTTGTTTTTCTTGATACTTATGAAACCCTAGTGCCTCTAGATGAATGGTTACGTGAAGTTTTTTTACCGCAATTATCAGAAACTACTCTGACTGTTATTGCTAGTCGCTACGCCCCTGCAAATGCTTGGCGAATTGACCCAGGATGGCAAGCTTTAATGTATGCACTGCCGTTACGTAACTTGAGTCCAGAGGAAAGCCAAATTTATCTGACTAGACGCCAAATTCCAGTCACTCAACACCAAGCAGTTCTAGATTTTACCTACGGCTATCCCTTAGCTTTGTCATTAGTTGCTGATGCCTTTGCTCAAAGACAAGACTTTTGCTTTCAACCAGAAGCTGCACCAGATGTAGTTAAAATTTTGCTAGAAAAATTTCTTCAAGCCGTACCTACATCAGCGCACCGCATGGCTTTGCAAGCTTGTGCCTTAGTCCGCAGTAGTACTGAAGCTTTACTAGCTGAAATGTTAGCAATGACCGATGTCCACTATTTATTTGAGTGGCTGCGAGAGCTATCTTTTGTTGATTCGGGGATAAGTGGTTTATTTCCTCACGACCTAGCGCGTGAAGTTTTAATTGCTGATTTACGCTGGCGGAACCCTGAGTTCTATGTGGAATTGCACAAGCGCGCTCGTAGTTACTATACTACACAGTTGCAACAATCTCAAGATCAACAGCGTGTCTTGTTTGATTATATTTTCCTGCATCGGGACAATTTAGCGGTTCGACCGTGTTTTACTTGGCAAGAGAATAAAAACTTGTTGACCGACAAAATGCAAGCGTCAGACAAGACTGCATTAGTGCAAATGGTGGTAGAACACGAAGGGGAAGAATCTGCGCGCTTAGCAGCATATTGGTTGGAACGACAACCGCAGGGAGTGTTAGTGTTCCGTGATGTACAGCAGCGATTAATCAATGGGTTTGTGTTAGTGGTGGCGTTGCACCAAGCAAGCATTGAAGACTTGCAGGCAGATCCAGGCGCGATCGCTTGTTGGCAGTATCTGCATCATGCCCCGTTACGCTCAAATGAAGGTGCTACGATGTTTCGCTTTTGGATGGCACGGGATACTTATCAAGCTGTTTCACCTACCCAAAGCTTAATTTTTATTAATTTTGTGCAACAGCATCGGCTGACAGCAGGATTAGCATTCACCTTCTTTACCTGTGCCGAACCAGATTTTTGGGCAGCGATGTTTGCCTATGCTGACTTAGCGCGGTTACCAGAAGCTGATTTTGCAGTGGGGGGAAAACGCTATGGGGTTTACGGACACGATTGGCGAGTGGTATCACCCACACTATGGCAACAACTGTTAGCCCAAAGAGAAATTGCTGCTTCTGCCCAAGTGGTAACACCCCAAACTGAACCTCTGTTGGTTCTGAGTCAGCCGGAATTTACCCAAGCAGTGCAAGCGGCTTTACGCTACTTTTCTCGTCCTGATGCTTTATACAAAAATCCCTTGCTGCGATCGCGGCTAGTTGTAGAACAATCTGCCTCCCATAGCAGTGCTGAACGCACTGTTACTTTGCAAGCTGTTATCAAACAAGCAGTAGAGTCACTTCAATCATCACCACGCGACCACAAATTATATAGCGCTCTACATCGTACTTATCTTCATCCTGCCCCAACACAAGAACAAGCAGCAGAATTACTGGACTTACCTTTTAGTACCTTTCGCCGTCACTTGAAAGCTGGCGTAACGCGAGTAGCAGAGATTCTTTGGCAGCAGGAAATTGGTTAA
- a CDS encoding bifunctional orotidine-5'-phosphate decarboxylase/orotate phosphoribosyltransferase — protein sequence MTFFNKLNTAIARNDSLLFLGLDPNPEMMPQHKTGEIIEDLGTWLQFLIAETANLVCAYKPTLGFYEALGSRGLELLERTLAAIPNDIPIILDAKHSDLNTSTTFARTIFQEWQVDAVTINSYAGQDHAASFLVHPDKAVFVLCCTSNPGAIALQQYPQTESPFYLHLAKEAKTWGTPEQLGFEVGTTSPEVIGQIRAIAPERLILARSIWAEEGNINQLLTAGLNANGNGLLIPISQEVLSQDNPAKEIYSLRQKVNQIRTENVKEDSNCSLWLPDVCLLEKHPHFDLILQLYDIECILFGNFVQASGATFSYYIDLRKIISNPQLFHQILLAYADILKNLNFDRIAGIPYGSLPTATGLALHLNRPMIFPRKEVKAHGTRRLIEGLFHPGETVVVVDDILISGKSAMEGAAKLESAGLNVEDIVVFIDHEQGVKDRLHQNGYHAHSVLTLSEITETLYQAGRINDEQLKAFEESC from the coding sequence ATGACCTTTTTTAATAAATTAAATACAGCGATCGCACGGAATGATAGCTTGCTATTTTTAGGACTCGATCCTAATCCAGAAATGATGCCTCAGCACAAAACTGGAGAGATTATTGAAGACTTAGGGACATGGTTGCAATTTTTGATTGCTGAAACAGCTAATTTAGTCTGTGCCTATAAACCGACACTTGGTTTTTACGAAGCTTTAGGTAGCCGAGGATTAGAACTCCTTGAGAGGACTTTAGCAGCAATTCCAAACGATATTCCTATTATTTTAGATGCTAAGCATAGTGACTTAAATACAAGCACAACCTTTGCTCGTACTATTTTTCAAGAATGGCAAGTTGATGCAGTGACAATTAATAGTTACGCAGGGCAAGATCATGCAGCCTCATTTTTAGTTCATCCTGATAAAGCAGTATTTGTCTTGTGCTGTACTTCTAATCCTGGAGCGATCGCCTTACAGCAATATCCTCAAACCGAATCACCTTTTTACTTACATTTAGCAAAAGAAGCAAAAACCTGGGGAACTCCAGAACAACTTGGTTTTGAAGTAGGAACAACAAGTCCTGAAGTGATAGGTCAAATTCGGGCGATCGCTCCTGAAAGATTGATTTTAGCACGGAGTATTTGGGCAGAAGAAGGTAATATTAATCAGCTTTTAACTGCTGGATTAAATGCAAATGGTAATGGTTTGCTAATTCCTATTTCTCAAGAAGTTTTAAGTCAAGATAATCCAGCAAAAGAGATTTATTCACTCCGTCAGAAAGTTAATCAAATTCGCACAGAAAATGTTAAAGAAGACTCTAACTGTTCTCTTTGGTTGCCAGATGTTTGCTTGCTCGAAAAACATCCTCACTTTGATTTAATTCTACAACTTTATGACATTGAATGTATTCTATTTGGTAATTTTGTTCAAGCTTCTGGAGCAACATTTTCATACTATATAGACTTGCGTAAAATTATTTCTAATCCACAACTTTTTCATCAAATTTTACTAGCATATGCAGATATCCTTAAAAACTTAAACTTTGATCGAATTGCCGGAATTCCTTATGGTTCTCTACCTACAGCTACAGGTTTAGCTTTGCATCTCAATAGACCAATGATCTTTCCCCGTAAAGAAGTGAAAGCACATGGTACGCGACGTCTCATTGAGGGACTGTTTCATCCTGGCGAAACTGTTGTTGTGGTTGATGATATTTTAATTAGTGGCAAAAGCGCAATGGAAGGAGCCGCAAAACTTGAATCAGCAGGATTAAATGTAGAAGATATTGTTGTCTTTATCGATCACGAGCAAGGAGTTAAAGATCGATTGCATCAAAACGGATATCACGCACATTCAGTATTGACACTTTCAGAAATTACAGAAACCTTATACCAAGCTGGCAGAATTAATGACGAACAACTAAAAGCTTTTGAAGAAAGTTGTTAG
- a CDS encoding MerR family transcriptional regulator, with the protein MLKIGDFSKLSHVSIKALRLYDQMGLLKPVHIDRFTGYRYYSAHQLPRLNRILALKDLGLSLEQIAKLLDEISPAQIQGMLRLKQAELQQLVVEEQARLQRVAARLQQIEQENKMPEYDVVLKTVAPIKVAAIREIIPSFQVVAQLCDELLEYLQRQGVKGSSYFAGIWHDTAYKNTDIDWEVAISVEEVCSSDRIKVYELPCIEMACVVHNGSYNTINRAYAALPVWIEANGYKIAGSNREVYIVGGDRQDDESYVTEVQFPLELRNC; encoded by the coding sequence ATGCTGAAAATTGGGGACTTTTCCAAACTCAGCCACGTATCAATCAAAGCATTACGCCTCTACGACCAAATGGGATTGCTTAAACCAGTACATATAGACAGGTTTACTGGCTATCGCTATTACTCAGCCCATCAGTTACCTAGACTCAATCGCATTTTGGCACTCAAAGATTTAGGTTTGTCGCTAGAACAAATTGCCAAACTTCTAGATGAAATTTCACCAGCACAAATTCAAGGAATGCTGCGATTGAAGCAAGCTGAACTACAACAACTAGTTGTAGAAGAACAGGCAAGATTACAGCGCGTCGCAGCGCGACTTCAGCAGATTGAACAGGAGAATAAAATGCCTGAATATGATGTTGTTCTCAAAACCGTTGCCCCGATTAAAGTTGCTGCAATTCGAGAAATTATACCCAGCTTTCAGGTTGTGGCACAACTTTGTGATGAGTTACTAGAGTATTTGCAACGCCAAGGAGTGAAAGGGAGTAGCTACTTTGCAGGAATTTGGCATGACACCGCATACAAAAACACAGATATTGATTGGGAAGTTGCAATTTCAGTAGAAGAAGTATGTAGTAGCGATCGCATCAAAGTCTATGAACTACCATGTATCGAAATGGCGTGCGTCGTCCACAATGGCAGTTACAATACCATCAACCGTGCCTACGCAGCATTACCTGTTTGGATTGAAGCCAATGGTTACAAAATAGCAGGTTCTAACCGTGAAGTTTATATTGTTGGTGGCGATCGACAAGACGACGAATCTTACGTTACAGAAGTGCAATTTCCTTTAGAATTGAGGAACTGTTAG
- the thrB gene encoding homoserine kinase has translation MTNSVSVSVPATTANLGPGFDCIGAALTLYNRFKFTHQEEVEIRVTGIESDRVRTDDSNLAYRSFVKLYETLGQIPPPVHIDIELGVPLARGLGSSATAIVGGLVGANLLAGEPLDITAVMELAIALEGHPDNVVPALLGGCRLAASVETLSRQRWEICDVPWHESVVPVVAIPDFELSTVEARRVLPSEVSRADAIFNTAHLGLLLRGLETGNEAWLGAALQDRLHQPYRQALIRGYEAVQQAAVDTGAYGLVISGAGPTLLALTNRGQAGAVIVAIAQAWQQAGVKAQVRSLEIDNQGARSSNEVA, from the coding sequence ATGACTAACTCTGTTTCTGTCTCGGTTCCGGCTACAACTGCTAACTTAGGTCCTGGTTTTGATTGTATTGGTGCAGCGTTGACTTTATACAATCGGTTCAAGTTCACTCACCAGGAGGAAGTAGAGATTCGCGTTACAGGGATAGAAAGCGATCGCGTCCGCACTGATGACAGTAATTTAGCGTATCGCTCATTTGTAAAATTATATGAAACTTTAGGACAAATACCACCACCTGTGCATATAGATATTGAATTGGGTGTGCCTTTGGCGCGGGGTTTGGGAAGTTCCGCAACGGCGATTGTTGGGGGTTTGGTTGGTGCGAATTTACTCGCAGGAGAACCACTTGATATAACTGCGGTGATGGAGTTGGCGATCGCTTTAGAAGGACATCCTGATAATGTTGTTCCGGCGTTGTTGGGGGGATGTCGGTTGGCAGCGAGTGTTGAAACGCTAAGTCGCCAACGCTGGGAAATTTGTGATGTGCCTTGGCATGAGAGTGTTGTACCTGTGGTGGCGATTCCTGATTTTGAGCTTTCGACGGTTGAAGCGCGGCGGGTGTTACCGAGTGAGGTGAGTCGGGCGGATGCGATTTTTAATACAGCACATTTGGGATTGCTGTTGCGCGGGTTGGAGACGGGGAATGAAGCTTGGCTTGGGGCAGCCTTGCAGGATCGATTGCATCAACCTTATCGTCAAGCCTTGATTCGAGGTTATGAAGCAGTACAGCAAGCGGCTGTGGATACTGGGGCGTATGGTTTAGTCATTAGTGGTGCAGGTCCTACATTACTCGCTTTGACAAATCGCGGACAAGCTGGGGCAGTTATTGTAGCGATCGCCCAAGCTTGGCAGCAAGCAGGAGTGAAAGCACAAGTGCGATCATTGGAAATTGACAATCAAGGTGCGCGCAGCTCTAATGAGGTAGCCTAG
- a CDS encoding tetratricopeptide repeat protein, whose amino-acid sequence MKVKDAECYNHRTKKNLSKQLWVLLVLPITTILLVTISPPLRSWLGSFVKPDATQLTTPYRYPFSLSLPGATNTTSLVQKEITFYQQRVQADATSGLNLASLARAYLKMGRATGESSWYLLAEQTAQRSLANLPFYNDGAVLVLARVAEAQHDFPQAIHAATQVLKSQGDNEDALAIMVTSHLALGKLPQASQSATALVKRIPTLGSLTLLALTKAAQGQEQEALQAFQSALAVEEPGETGSSAWTRTLLGQFYYKRGQLQLAGELYREALRILPRYPLALVHLAELETRWGQYQAAESHYDQVIAYSRESSTTFDHVVMRGKARLKQLQDKPSEAIALLDEAEALLRQTATGHSSGSFGHRQELAQLLLERGRPQDVTEAVSLMQAEVNIRRDAHTLDTLAWALSRSGRWQEADRVIQEAIRLGTSDAGIFYRAGTIAQALGNKPKALTYWQLAQKTDPTFNAQARQLGLGLEL is encoded by the coding sequence ATGAAAGTGAAAGACGCTGAGTGTTACAACCACCGAACTAAAAAAAACCTTAGCAAACAACTTTGGGTGCTACTGGTTTTACCAATCACAACCATTTTGCTCGTAACAATCTCACCACCTCTACGTTCCTGGCTCGGAAGTTTTGTAAAACCAGATGCTACCCAACTGACAACCCCTTATCGCTATCCATTTTCTCTGTCCCTACCAGGCGCTACCAATACAACCAGTTTAGTGCAAAAAGAGATTACTTTTTATCAGCAACGAGTGCAGGCAGATGCCACTAGTGGTTTGAATTTAGCCTCACTAGCCAGAGCATACTTAAAAATGGGGCGTGCCACTGGCGAAAGTAGTTGGTATTTATTAGCAGAGCAAACCGCACAGCGATCGCTTGCCAACTTACCATTCTACAATGACGGTGCTGTTTTGGTATTAGCACGAGTAGCCGAAGCCCAACACGATTTTCCCCAAGCAATCCACGCTGCAACCCAGGTACTAAAATCCCAGGGGGATAACGAAGATGCTTTGGCAATCATGGTGACATCACACCTAGCCCTGGGCAAGTTACCCCAGGCAAGTCAATCGGCGACAGCGCTGGTCAAGCGAATTCCCACATTAGGTAGCTTAACCCTACTAGCTTTAACCAAGGCAGCACAAGGACAAGAGCAGGAAGCATTACAAGCTTTCCAATCGGCTCTAGCAGTAGAAGAGCCTGGAGAAACAGGTAGTTCTGCTTGGACACGCACTTTACTGGGTCAGTTTTACTACAAGCGCGGACAGTTGCAGCTAGCAGGCGAACTTTACCGCGAAGCCTTACGGATCTTACCGCGATATCCTTTGGCATTAGTGCATTTGGCGGAACTGGAAACCCGTTGGGGACAGTATCAAGCAGCCGAAAGCCACTATGACCAAGTAATTGCCTATTCTAGAGAATCTTCAACAACTTTCGATCACGTTGTGATGCGTGGCAAAGCGCGACTGAAGCAGTTACAAGACAAACCAAGCGAGGCGATCGCACTTTTAGACGAAGCTGAAGCCCTGCTGCGTCAAACCGCTACTGGACACTCTAGCGGCTCGTTCGGACATCGACAGGAACTGGCGCAGTTGTTATTAGAACGGGGGCGTCCTCAAGATGTAACTGAAGCAGTATCACTCATGCAGGCAGAAGTCAACATCCGCCGTGATGCTCACACCCTTGATACTTTGGCATGGGCGCTGTCGCGTTCTGGGCGCTGGCAAGAAGCAGATCGAGTCATCCAGGAAGCTATCCGGCTGGGGACAAGCGATGCAGGGATTTTCTATCGCGCTGGCACTATTGCTCAAGCTTTGGGGAATAAACCTAAAGCGCTCACTTACTGGCAACTAGCGCAAAAAACAGATCCGACATTCAATGCCCAAGCACGGCAATTGGGGCTGGGGTTAGAACTTTAA
- a CDS encoding VOC family protein: MKLGTINHIALTVSDMERSEAFYNRLLGFMGYEQGEKTEQLILWASSNSVITISPANPQSNQKCDRYSPGLHHLAFSADSREDVDKLHQELIQQQVTILDSPAECDYLPGYYAVYFLDPDGIKLELTHTPTW; the protein is encoded by the coding sequence ATGAAGCTGGGAACTATCAATCATATTGCCTTGACTGTATCCGATATGGAGCGTTCTGAAGCTTTTTACAACAGGCTACTTGGATTTATGGGTTATGAACAGGGAGAAAAGACAGAACAATTAATTCTCTGGGCAAGTTCTAACAGTGTGATTACTATTTCTCCTGCAAACCCGCAATCAAATCAAAAATGCGATCGCTATTCTCCAGGATTGCATCATCTAGCGTTTAGTGCCGATAGTCGAGAAGATGTAGACAAACTGCACCAAGAACTGATCCAGCAGCAAGTCACAATACTCGATTCGCCTGCTGAATGTGATTATTTACCAGGTTACTATGCTGTCTACTTTCTCGATCCCGATGGTATCAAATTGGAGTTAACACATACACCTACTTGGTAA